Within the Thermodesulfobacteriota bacterium genome, the region GATATACTCAAGCCGAGGGTGATTGTAGAGTTAGGAACGCAATATGGAGATTCATATTGCGCTTTTTGTCAGGCTGTTCAGGAGCTTAGCCTAAACACCAGTTGTTATGCTATTGACACATGGCGGGGAGATGCTCATACGGGCTCCTATGGCCCGGAGGTCTTAGCTGACTTAAGTGAACATCATGATCCCCTCTATGGTAGTTTTTCCCGCTTGGTAGAGAGCACATTCGACGAGGCACTAGAGCATTTTAATGATGGAACCATAGACCTTCTCCACATAGATGGCTACCATACATACGACGCGGTGAGGCACGATTTCGAGTCATGGCTACCGAAAATGAGCGATTGCGGGGTTATTCTCTTTCACGACATCAATGTTCGAAAGGGTGACTTCGGGGTGTGGAGGTTATGGGAAGAGCTTAAGGAAAAATATCCTCACTTTGAGTTTGTTCACGGGCACGGCCTGGGAGTACTGGCTATAGGCAGGAGGCAGTCAGGTGCTTTTCAAGAACTGATGAGGGCGTCGCCGGATGAAGTTCTGAGAATTAGAAGTTTCTTATTTCATATCTCACAAAGACTTACGCTTAAGACCGAGTACATGGCACAATTAAGTGCAGAGCATAAGCGATTCATGCTAGACATAACGCAACTTCCGTCTATTGTGAAGGCCCAGGAGCGGTCGTTAACTGAGAAGAATCAGCGATTAGAAGGGCTTCTGGCTGAACAGAAGGGTTTGAATCACAAGATCAAGATTCTTCAGGCCTCTCTGGAACAGAGAGAGGAAGAAGCAATGAGATTAGAAGAAGAGCAGAGGCGGTTAACACAGCGGATAAACCAGCTTGAAACCACTATACAGAACCAACAACAAGAAATAAATGATAAGGTGGAGCAAGTTCAAGAGATGATTGAACTTATTGGACAGAAAGACACGGTGATTCAGGAGAAAGACAAACAAATACTCGAGGTGGGGAAGATGAAAAATCCATTAGTCAGCGTGATCATGCCTGCATATAACCACGAAAAGTATGTGGGTGAAGCGGTGGAGAGTGTACTCAACCAAAACTTCACCGATTTTGAATTTATCATAATAAACGATGGGTCGACGGATAATACGGATGAGATTATACGGGGATATAAGGACACCCGTATCCGCTATTACACCCAGGAAAATATAGATGCACCTAACACCATCAACAAGGGAATCAATCTTTCTAATGGGAAATACATTTCTATAATTAATTCCGACGACGTTTACCATAGAGACCGGCTGGCCGTCCTGGTAGACACAGCCGAATCAAAAGATGCCCGCTTCATCGCCACCGACTTGGTATTCATAGATAAATCTTCCACAGTCATTGAAGACCCATTATTCAAATACAATTCCTGGTATAACCGATTAAAATCTATCTATATGGAGACCGGTTCTGTTGAGAGCGTAATTTTCTCGAACAATATAGTAGTGACGAGCTCGAACATGTTCTTTCACAGTAATGCCAAGGAAGAGGTTGGATTATTCAATAAATACCGGTATACGCATGATTATGACTTCATACTTCGAGCACTGGCAGCCTACCGAAATAGATTTTTATTTCTGGCGGATAAGACGTTACTTTATTACAGAATTCACGATAAGAACACAATCAGACAGGCCCCTCTTCGCTCACAGGACGAAACATTCAACATTTTTATAAGGATGATCCCGGAGTTCATGAGCAATGGGGATGATAAGCTTATTCTTGAAAACGCCTTGTTCCGTCTTGGCAAGCTCTACGGTAACCGGTTTAGAGAATGCAGAAGATTGAGAAGGTCAAACCGGAAAATGAGAAGATCAAGAAGCTGGAAGCTGACGGCACCGCTCCGTTGGTTTTACGGCAAATATTCTGCTTTTTTGAGATTAGGCTCCAAGCTGGCGGCATCGAAATAGCTTTAGCTGGCTGGACGCGCACAACTAAGGCCCATCCTAGAATCTGAATAGCCTGCTAATATTATGGCTTAGGTCATTCAAAAAAGCTCTTATATTCGACTTGCCTTTTCCGACCGTGTCACCAAAAAATAAATTTTCCATGTATCCTGAGCCTATTTCTTTAGGTAGGGTTTTATTATCACAAATTAGCCAATCATTATTGTCGTACCTGACAATACCCATATATTCGGAGTAAAGTTCCTTATAAAAATCCAAGTCCTCATTGGTAAACCAGTATCTCCAATTCCCATAATTTTTTGACCTTGATACCCGAGCAT harbors:
- a CDS encoding glycosyltransferase; amino-acid sequence: MHNHFNILDHPIIFTFPRRLTPFSSWHEHIPFAMLLVDILKPRVIVELGTQYGDSYCAFCQAVQELSLNTSCYAIDTWRGDAHTGSYGPEVLADLSEHHDPLYGSFSRLVESTFDEALEHFNDGTIDLLHIDGYHTYDAVRHDFESWLPKMSDCGVILFHDINVRKGDFGVWRLWEELKEKYPHFEFVHGHGLGVLAIGRRQSGAFQELMRASPDEVLRIRSFLFHISQRLTLKTEYMAQLSAEHKRFMLDITQLPSIVKAQERSLTEKNQRLEGLLAEQKGLNHKIKILQASLEQREEEAMRLEEEQRRLTQRINQLETTIQNQQQEINDKVEQVQEMIELIGQKDTVIQEKDKQILEVGKMKNPLVSVIMPAYNHEKYVGEAVESVLNQNFTDFEFIIINDGSTDNTDEIIRGYKDTRIRYYTQENIDAPNTINKGINLSNGKYISIINSDDVYHRDRLAVLVDTAESKDARFIATDLVFIDKSSTVIEDPLFKYNSWYNRLKSIYMETGSVESVIFSNNIVVTSSNMFFHSNAKEEVGLFNKYRYTHDYDFILRALAAYRNRFLFLADKTLLYYRIHDKNTIRQAPLRSQDETFNIFIRMIPEFMSNGDDKLILENALFRLGKLYGNRFRECRRLRRSNRKMRRSRSWKLTAPLRWFYGKYSAFLRLGSKLAASK